The Oncorhynchus mykiss isolate Arlee chromosome 10, USDA_OmykA_1.1, whole genome shotgun sequence nucleotide sequence GTTGAGGAGTGCAGAATATGCTTTTGTAGATCCCAGTCTTATCTCCACACTTCTCCTCACAGCCTGAACCAGCCACCGCCAATAAATGGCAGTTGGACAACTGGTTCAAGAAAGCTAAGCAGTTCTCTCCGGCCTCCCCAGTGGACAATAATGTACCCACCAAGTACAAAAAGGAGGGGCGGGACCAGAGCTCAGGCCGGGGATACAGCGGGCAGGGAGGGTCTAAGGACTCAGGGGTGCCAACACCTAGCAGAGACCTAAGAGCAGCACAGAAGGGTTCCGAGAGCGGCCGTGGCCGGCAGAAATCCCCGGCTCAGAGCGAGGGTGGCGCAGGCCAGCGCAGGACGGTGGGTAAAAAACAGCCCAAAAAGTCTGAGAAGCCCCCTGTGGTGGAGGAGCCTAAAGGGGGGCTAAGGGTGGAGAgtgaacctgctccagagatcCCTCCCCATCGGCCCAAAGCCGCCACTAAAGGCTCCCGCAAACCCAACATCAAGAAGGAGCCCAAGTCCTCGCCCAGACCGGCTGTTGACAAGCGCAAGAGCAAGGCGCCCATCAAGAAGTCCAGGAAGTTTGTGGACACGGACTCTTCCTCCTCAGAATCAGAGGAGAACGACAGCATTCCCTCGTTGTCGCAGACCCCCAAGTACACAGAGAGCATCAGGACTCCAGTGTGTTTGTTCTCGCCTATGGAAGAGAAAgagctgctctctcctctcagcgACCCAGACGACCGCTTCCCCATCAGGCAGCAGCAGGGGCTCATGGTGAAGATTGACCTGACCCTGCTCTCCCGTGTCCCCGGACGGCCTTACAAAGACCTAGTAGAGCCCAAAGTAGAGAGGGACTGCTCCGTGGACAGAGACAGCAAGGACTTCCAGAAGCTGCCCTCTGAGAGGATCTCCAGTAAGGGCAAAAGGAAACACAAGGTATGTCCTGCCACAGCACACTGCTATTCATGTCATGTTTGGACTTGACTTTGGTGTACTATGCAAATTGGTGAAAAAGATTGCTATGACAGGGTACGTTAAGCTTGAATGTCAATTACTTTTGGCCATCTTCCTGCAGTTTATAAGCTGCAGTTTGAAGAGTGATGTGATATTACATGTTCAGCTGATACCCAGTCTGGTACCATATCTATCTATTTTACAGCCTTTCAAATGCACCCACAATAAAtcatcctttcctctcctctgttaatCTACTTAGAATGAAGACGAGAACACCAAGTCTGATAGCAAGAAGTCCAGACTTGAAGACAAATCCTCATCTCACCACAAGACCAGCAGCAAAGAGTGAGTATTTTCATCCAAACAAAACATAACGTTGTTAACTTTTAAACTCCAACATTGTGAACATTGAATCATTGAATGGTATCATTGATAAACACCCACACCAGGTCTAAGAGGGTCATGGACGCCAAGGTGAAGGAGGAGCCGGTGCCCTCTCCCTCCATATCAGGGTCAGGAGGGCTGCAGAGGACGCCCAAGGCAGAGCATCAGAGCCGCAAGCGGACGGTCAGCCAGTCATCCACCTCCCTGTCCAGCGGAGCCAGCAGCGGCAAGGAGGGAGGCCACAGCACCAAGAGCAGCTCCACTTCCAAACACACAAAAGGCGGGGACAAGCAGGCCAGGAGCACCCGGGAGGGAaaggtctgtgtgtgtcagtctagTCTAGCTGTCTGTCCCACTGTCTTGCTCTACTGTCTTGCTCTACCATTTTATACAAACGTGCGTACATGTCACTGGAGTGCCCGTTACCAGCTGAACTGAGTATTAAGCTGGCTAAAATCTCGCACAAAATGTCCACCCACTGCCATGCCCTCCAAATACATTTGGGAAGGACACAAATATGACATTTGTAGCCCACCACTTTCACCACTGCATGATTTGTTATATGGTCATATAAAATATCCCTTATAGGATTATAAACTTTTTTGTTGTCTCTGCAGGAGAAATCCTCAAAGGGCTCTGATAACCAGGTTGCTGTGCCACCACTCTCCTCGGACGGCTCAAAGTCCCTGAGGTCAAAATTGGTGTTTGAGGACAGGTAAGAAGAGCCGCCTCCTCTCCACTGTGGATAACCTGCTGTTAGCCAGCGTGTAGAGCTGTAGTTATAGGGTTGCCTTTGATGTGAAGCCCCTGGGATGTGCCTGTGTAAATAAAACAGGCCGCTTAACATGGCCTAGTATCTTCACCCCCTCCCACGCCTATATATTGCTGTGTAGTTCGTAGAGTCTATTGGAATAGTTAGGGGGGGGAAAGTACTTAATTTTTATGTAATTTTTCGAAGTACAGGAAATAATTGCAAAAGCTGACGGGCGAACCTGTTTTGTTTCAGGATTCACTCTGCCGATCACTACTTACAAGAGGCCAAGAAACTGAAACACAACGCAGATGCTCTGGTAAGAAATGATTGCGTAcgtatacagtatgttagctgTTATGTGAAACCAAGAGTATGCTTACTGTTTTTCCATGAAAAGCTTGGGAATTTAGTCATTATTTTGCACACGCTCTGAAATCGGAACAGTTACAATGGTTTTACTGTGTAGTGCTTTTACATCATCTTATTGGCTCCTCTGGCTACTGAAAGTGGAGCAGCTAGAGTAGTTATAATTGTCCACACTTGGTATCAATCCCCAGGGTGCACTATTATCATCAGATGCCTAAGTGCATCTCACTGCCCTTATTGGGGGACTGGATGCGGTCTCGTTCTATTCTACACTATCCAGGGAACCCATTAAACATGTTTGAAATCTACATAATGATATTTCAAGACAACCAACATTTTAATTTCATCACAAGCACTGGTCATGAACCATTCCCCTTGCTACTAACTGTCCCAAATTCGAGTGAGAGAGAATCAGTTGCTTAAGAGACAGTTTTCATAATGTGTGGTGTTCCTGTGTGCAGATGGACCGGTTTGAGAAGGCTGTGTACTACCTGGATGCTGTGGTGTCCTTTATCGAGTGTGGAAATGCACTGGAGAAGAGTGCCCAGGAGGCTAAGTCCCCCTTCCCCATGTATGCCGAGACCGTGGAGCTCATCAAGTAAGAATAACCTTCTCTACAACATGTTTTAACGACATCATTTCAATAGCAAATATCTTCATGGTAGCAATTACATTTCATAGACACCATAGACCCAGCATTGCATAAACGGACAAATTATTCACGGAATTTACACTATTaacgttattattattattattatgaaaccTTAGAATGCTGGGAACCGGTCTTTACGGTCtctcgttgtgtgtgtgttttcaggtaCACTATGAAGTTAAAGAGCTACATGGCCCCAGACGCTACGTCAGCAGACAAACGGCTAGCTGTGTTGTGGTAGGTGTCCTGACTCATAGCTTGATAGATTCCATTTAGAGTGTCTGGACTGGAGCGTCGATGTTCCCCTGCTCATTGAGTCACTGCTTATGCTcattcatccatctctccctgccGCTCCAGCCTGCGTTGCCAGTCCCTCCTCTACCTGCGACTGTTCAAGCTGAGAAAAGAGAGTGCACTGAAATACTCTAAAACACTCACAGAGCATCTGAAGGTAATTTATTTTCCTTGGTGCAAGTTCATAGAAATTGTGATATTGTCACTTGAAATGTGTGTTCCTTGAATGAAGTGTTGTATGGATGAGCAGAATGATAGTCAATTTGCATTGCTTATATTTGTTTAACAAATGGCAAATGTTTGTTCTGCTTTTCAATTTGTTTTTCAGAATTCTTTGAGCAACACCCAAGCTCCCTCTCCTGGAATGGGAAGGTAAGACATTTCATTAGTTGTATGCTCTCTTGAGACTAACAGTCTTCTTAAATGTATTTCACTTGTCAATTAATGGTCTAGACGTTATGCTGAATCATCTCGTTTTGAGCGGCTGCGATTCCCCCGCTTACCagccatctatctctctctgtctctgtccagtaaAGCGGCAGGCATGCCCTCGCCAGTCTCTCCCAAGCTGTCCCCAGGTAGTGCTGGTAGCTACTCGTCAGGCACATCCAGTGGCAGCTCCTCTGTAACAATCCCCCAGCGCATCCACCAGATGGCTGCCAGCTACGTCCAGGTCACCTCCAACTTCCTGTTCGCCACTGAGGTGTGGGACCAAGCAGAGCAGCTGTCTAAAGAGCAGAAAGGTACCTGACTCGTTTGCTCTCTTCTagcgggtggggggggggggggggggtctcctccTTCTTCTTTCCTATGGAATGTATATGGGGGTGTTAGTCCAACTTCCAAGGTATGAATATCCTATCTACTGCTTGTTTAAGATGTTTATATTAGGCTCCAGGATGAATCAGTAATCTAAATGAAACTAGCTCTGGACGTGTTGACCTGGCAAGCCATTCCTGGGCTAGAGGTCTCTTAAATGTTTTCCTTGCTCACGTGTTATGTTATGTCTCCTGTCTGTTTTGTAGAGTTCTTTGCGGAGTTGGACAAGGTGATGGGCCCTTTGATCTTCAACACCAGCAGCATGACTGAACTGGTGCGCTTCACGCGGCAGGGCCTACACTGGCTACGGCTGGACGCTAAGCTCATTCCCTGAAGGACACTAtacgctccacacacacacagtccaccaCAACGCACCGCTGCCCCTCCATGCACATGTGAACTTATCTGCCTCAGACATATCTATAACACTGTGTCCATTTTCTACACCAGCTTGCCAAAAACACTGAGCGATATGGAGCATCTTTGCACCTACGACTGTCCGACACGGAGGAGGATTCCAACTGCACAGATCTATTGGTACATTCTAGCTATATCCACTATCAGTGTTTTCCTTTGTCATATCTTTTGATTGTGCAAAGGAAACCCATTTTTCTATTTGGCCCAATGCCTTTGTTGAATTATTATATATGAAATACACTAAATACATTTTATTCTATAGGCTATAAGCACATTATTCACATTCGGCTTTTAATGTGTTATTATTTTTACCAAAGTACCTCCCTCAAACCAAAGGTGCTTTAAAACTAAGGTCTGTCTCTTATCTTTTTTGTGCCTTGTATCAGATATACAGGGAACTAGAATATACCATAAGTTGAAATGCAGATCCAGCCAGAcattttaaataataattttaagcttccaaacatgattttggaatagtACTGGACTCAAGCTGTGATCAGTGGGTTGAAGGCTGCACTGATGGTGTGTAAAGTGACGAGAGCTTGGTTTGCCTGACAGATATCCCTgacatatacacacattactCTAACAGTTGCCATTGAAGAAGAGGTAGCTTGCGGCTGACCATATTGGTGTTAGCCTGTGATACACCATTAAATTGATTTTGTTGAAGTTACTTTCATTGTTCTGAAGCACCACAATATCCCTgacatatacacacattactCTAACAGTTGCCATTGAAGAAGAGGTAGCTTGCGGCTGACCATATTGGTGTTAGCCTGTGATACACCATTAAATTGATTTTGTTGAAGTTACTTTCATTGTTCTGAAGCACCACAATATATTTCTTATCTGTCCAAATGAGTTCTTCCCATGAATTGCCCTGCGAGATGTTCATTTCTAAACAAGGTGTTATTGTTCCTTTTATTCCTTATAGATCTGTACTGGAAAGGGTTGCTGTTAGTGTATTTTTTAAGGCACAGCAGGGTGTGGTTGGTATGGCAAATGTTATCCTTGGAACACAATGTAATTATTTGTATAGTTTCTGCAAAAATTGCCCAGTGAAAGCAGGAAGTTAGTGCAAGGAATGACATAAATGCACTCGCATTTTAAGACCACAATTAACAATTCTTCTAATAATTGATGTAGCATACACGTTGGTGGTGCTCATTAGCCATACGCAGATTACATGAGTGTTATAATTCAGTCGAAAAATACATGGCCaatatagattttatttatgtaccAAGCAGTTGCTCTGTTCAAAGTGCTGTTCAAACTTTCATATTAAAATTATTGAAAACGGGGTTGAAAGAGCTATGAGATGCAAAGTATTTCTATTGtatatgaaaatgtaatatttaaatgtttaaaagTGATTACTGGGTTCTCTACATAGTATAATAGTAATTTGTGTACTACAAAACTTAAGTAATCTATGGTCTATATATTTATGGTACAGGTTATATAATATAACAAATTGCGCTAATGTAGTGGTAAACTGGCCTAATATTTACGTGTTCTTCTGTTATTTTGTATTGTCAGCAAGGCAAAAGTGATTTTGAACAGGAAAATGTACTTAATTCATAAGTGGTATTGTATTGTGAAGGACTTTTCTTATTAGCCCACTTACAGAATACAGATGCTGGAAACACTAGTACCTTTTCCCCCTCATTGGCTCCCTTGTCTTTCATTTGGGGAAAACTGTTATTTCTTCTTACACTCAAAGAGTAGAGGAAGATTGTTTTTATCTATGCAggatttttttaaaaactttaatCTTTAAATCATTTTTGGGCTTTTAGTTTGAAATCAGGAATTTCCGCTCTTGTTTTTAACTGTCGGTCAAAACCTGTTTGGTTTGACAGAAATGTCCAATGCTTTTAGCTTGTGCATCATGCTTGTCCACTGAGTTACTggtatgtgtatatatagctcTGTTTTAGTAACCAAACATGAATGGCTTTATGAAGCCATTTTATACCTTAAGCTGGAGGCCACTTTTCTCATAGCTATTCCTGGGTGTGCGTGCTTGTGTAGCCACTCCTATGTTTTCATACACTGGTACACTTTTAAGTACAGCTTCAAGGCTTGTTCAATATATTTAGATGTACAAAAGATGATTGGGATA carries:
- the LOC110533355 gene encoding AF4/FMR2 family member 4 isoform X2, with translation MLGNYDEMKEPIGDTIPKLGGKPSGSSSEEKSGQSLFGEQRGSGQNSKWTPVGPAASTSSSQSSKRSSLQGSHSGSRSSQRHEREHKKSSKHGSEHSKSHTSSPAKGSLSSSHSRSLGAEHHGKERYRSKSPREREANWDSPSRVHTSFPSGPHSSQAFPPSLMSKPSSMLQKPTAYVRPMDGQETVEPKTSSEMYSGQSHSSTMGDMKSNGKASLSKLKIPSQPVEGPMTGDANCVDEILKEMTQSWPPPLTAIHTPCKTEPSKFSFPSKDTQHASFPGAHKRQTKTLSSHQSKAAPCDGDQANNVLLEDDLKLSSDEDSDGEHDSAKNASRNASASNNSNNSEGAEHSRDDSSSHSGSESSSGSDSESESSSTDSEANEPPRPASPEPEPATANKWQLDNWFKKAKQFSPASPVDNNVPTKYKKEGRDQSSGRGYSGQGGSKDSGVPTPSRDLRAAQKGSESGRGRQKSPAQSEGGAGQRRTVGKKQPKKSEKPPVVEEPKGGLRVESEPAPEIPPHRPKAATKGSRKPNIKKEPKSSPRPAVDKRKSKAPIKKSRKFVDTDSSSSESEENDSIPSLSQTPKYTESIRTPVCLFSPMEEKELLSPLSDPDDRFPIRQQQGLMVKIDLTLLSRVPGRPYKDLVEPKVERDCSVDRDSKDFQKLPSERISSKGKRKHKNEDENTKSDSKKSRLEDKSSSHHKTSSKESKRVMDAKVKEEPVPSPSISGSGGLQRTPKAEHQSRKRTVSQSSTSLSSGASSGKEGGHSTKSSSTSKHTKGGDKQARSTREGKEKSSKGSDNQVAVPPLSSDGSKSLRSKLVFEDRIHSADHYLQEAKKLKHNADALMDRFEKAVYYLDAVVSFIECGNALEKSAQEAKSPFPMYAETVELIKYTMKLKSYMAPDATSADKRLAVLCLRCQSLLYLRLFKLRKESALKYSKTLTEHLKNSLSNTQAPSPGMGSKAAGMPSPVSPKLSPGSAGSYSSGTSSGSSSVTIPQRIHQMAASYVQVTSNFLFATEVWDQAEQLSKEQKEFFAELDKVMGPLIFNTSSMTELVRFTRQGLHWLRLDAKLIP
- the LOC110533355 gene encoding AF4/FMR2 family member 4 isoform X1, with product MNREDRNVLRMKERERRNQEIQQGGEAFPAHSPLFPEPYKVSSKEDKLSSRIQSMLGNYDEMKEPIGDTIPKLGGKPSGSSSEEKSGQSLFGEQRGSGQNSKWTPVGPAASTSSSQSSKRSSLQGSHSGSRSSQRHEREHKKSSKHGSEHSKSHTSSPAKGSLSSSHSRSLGAEHHGKERYRSKSPREREANWDSPSRVHTSFPSGPHSSQAFPPSLMSKPSSMLQKPTAYVRPMDGQETVEPKTSSEMYSGQSHSSTMGDMKSNGKASLSKLKIPSQPVEGPMTGDANCVDEILKEMTQSWPPPLTAIHTPCKTEPSKFSFPSKDTQHASFPGAHKRQTKTLSSHQSKAAPCDGDQANNVLLEDDLKLSSDEDSDGEHDSAKNASRNASASNNSNNSEGAEHSRDDSSSHSGSESSSGSDSESESSSTDSEANEPPRPASPEPEPATANKWQLDNWFKKAKQFSPASPVDNNVPTKYKKEGRDQSSGRGYSGQGGSKDSGVPTPSRDLRAAQKGSESGRGRQKSPAQSEGGAGQRRTVGKKQPKKSEKPPVVEEPKGGLRVESEPAPEIPPHRPKAATKGSRKPNIKKEPKSSPRPAVDKRKSKAPIKKSRKFVDTDSSSSESEENDSIPSLSQTPKYTESIRTPVCLFSPMEEKELLSPLSDPDDRFPIRQQQGLMVKIDLTLLSRVPGRPYKDLVEPKVERDCSVDRDSKDFQKLPSERISSKGKRKHKNEDENTKSDSKKSRLEDKSSSHHKTSSKESKRVMDAKVKEEPVPSPSISGSGGLQRTPKAEHQSRKRTVSQSSTSLSSGASSGKEGGHSTKSSSTSKHTKGGDKQARSTREGKEKSSKGSDNQVAVPPLSSDGSKSLRSKLVFEDRIHSADHYLQEAKKLKHNADALMDRFEKAVYYLDAVVSFIECGNALEKSAQEAKSPFPMYAETVELIKYTMKLKSYMAPDATSADKRLAVLCLRCQSLLYLRLFKLRKESALKYSKTLTEHLKNSLSNTQAPSPGMGSKAAGMPSPVSPKLSPGSAGSYSSGTSSGSSSVTIPQRIHQMAASYVQVTSNFLFATEVWDQAEQLSKEQKEFFAELDKVMGPLIFNTSSMTELVRFTRQGLHWLRLDAKLIP